From Coffea arabica cultivar ET-39 chromosome 2e, Coffea Arabica ET-39 HiFi, whole genome shotgun sequence, the proteins below share one genomic window:
- the LOC140036317 gene encoding uncharacterized protein: MNEDCLGLLEDVSNFHDLLSKTKVDIRLTFLFDDIYGDHAAVDMRKIKCLAFVDINLRGIDLKPEREMISWIEYQDLGKIQAEILANLQKLMRVGDNACNPNYGPFKMLWSRFFKILLVILEEEDCSRAVPRYLGLVFSHPRRWDYSCMLHNDEQITNKWHSENGLAKLQRTGGLAYLSLAKIESSVEGFMEDISNGQGNSTPVTLHLQCINQTMHKDVESGHMMLYAQSSIEIGDFIPVGGYELSSRTKNVTILAGTRENMVAECVFSTLTNLESDLSCLVVMILEVALGKRPIEDDIILIINWDRDLMMKNQLLSHLSVDSIA, from the coding sequence ATGAATGAGGATTGTTTGGGTCTTCTTGAAGATGTCTCTAATTTTCATGATCTATTGAGTAAAACTAAGGTTGATATAAGGCTCACTTTCTTGTTTGATGACATTTATGGAGATCATGCTGCTGTTGATATGAGAAAGATTAAATGCTTGGCTTTTGTTGATATTAACTTACGAGGAATTGATCTCAAGCCGGAGAGAGAGATGATTAGTTGGATTGAGTATCAAGATTTAGGGAAAATTCAGGCTGAAATTTTGGCGAATCTGCAGAAGTTAATGAGGGTTGGAGATAATGCTTGTAATCCCAATTATGGGCCATTCAAGATGTTGTGGTCTAGATTCTTCAAAATATTACTAGTCATACTTGAAGAGGAGGATTGCTCAAGAGCTGTTCCAAGGTATTTGGGTTTAGTTTTCAGTCACCCAAGAAGATGGGACTATAGTTGTATGCTGCACAATGATGAGCAGATTACTAATAAATGGCATAGTGAAAATGGTCTAGCCAAATTACAGAGGACGGGAGGGCTAGCTTATTTGTCCCTTGCTAAGATTGAATCTAGTGTAGAGGGGTTCATGGAAGATATAAGTAATGGTCAAGGAAACTCTACTCCTGTAACTTTGCATTTACAGTGCATAAACCAGACAATGCACAAAGATGTTGAGTCAGGTCATATGATGCTTTATGCTCAGTCTAGTATTGAGATTGGGGATTTTATTCCAGTAGGCGGTTATGAACTTAGTTCCAGAACAAAAAATGTCACTATACTAGCTGGAACAAGGGAAAATATGGTTGCTGAGTGTGTTTTCTCTACTCTTACAAATCTGGAAAGTGATCTTTCTTGCCTTGTTGTCATGATATTGGAGGTTGCATTGGGTAAGAGGCCTATTGAGGACGACATAATTTTGATCATTAATTGGGACCGGGACTTGATGATGAAAAATCAGCTTTTAAGTCACCTAAGTGTTGATTCTATTGCATAA